The following nucleotide sequence is from Coffea eugenioides isolate CCC68of chromosome 3, Ceug_1.0, whole genome shotgun sequence.
ATCTTCCTCTTACGCCATTCCTCTAGAGCTGTAGAAACCAagaacaaaggaaaaaaaaaaatcctttcaGTTCAATACCAATGTCAGCCTCAGTAGATGATTAACATATTCTGAATTACTGACTCTATTATGACCAATCAACCTGTTCATAAATCCCTCTCAAGAACCTGCATATAACATAATGTTGTGCCGAAGCACAGCTGACATTGACTACAGCTCAGCATCTCTCTAAGAAGTTCTCCATTGGTTTAAGCGGTATTTGAAATGTAAAGCAACACTATCAAAGATTGCATATACATACTTCAACTTCAAGGAtgaggaaggaaaaaaaaaaggcttgaAATTCAAGTTCTACATGGTGACCATGATGGAGAATATTGTGAATATCAATGCTTTATggttaaaggaaaaaaaattttgtctaCTGCCTGAATTTTGATTTAAACATGCAGCAACTTTAAGTGACATGTCTAGTAAGAATTACACTTTACAAGGAACACATAATTAAGCTGCCAGATGAACTAAGACCGATGTGCAATAAAACTATCAGTCGTCGATATGAGAACCAGCTCCCAGAACATATTTCTTAAATATTAGTCAATAAACGTTCTTGACAACTTATAATTAAATACAATGTAGTGAGCCAACCACAAAAAAACTTCATGCACTAATAAAACTATACTCTAGGATTATTAAGTTTCACACAAATAAAAAGTACTTGTCATGCCAAATTTAGTAAAAAGTCCTTCATGAGAACCTTTTTATTGGTGCAATTTCAACGTCTGTGAATTAAACAAAGAATGTTTCCAAATATTTCTCATCTGTAACCAATACATTTAGCTGAAAATGAATAAGAAGCTGTACCCGGCTCCATGACTATTTTATACTGAAATAAACAATTAATGTTGTATGAGTAATGATTGGTAAATTTGACCCATAATTGGGTAGATTTAGGCTGTGATTCCTAACGGTTTATACCTTCTAATAAGCACTAATTTAGGTTAAGAGACAGAGCTAAAAATATGGGGCAAAATTTTAGAAATTACCTTTGAGGCTGCCAGCATCTGAATATGAGCGAAGATTATTCAGCCTAGATACTAAGTCCGAAGCAGCACCCTGCTTGGTATCTTTCTGTTTTACAGCCTCTGGTTCTACATGTGcttctttttcaatttctttcaccTAAAACAAATAGATATTAACTTTTTAGATATCACATCCGCATACCAGAATACTCAATTTCACCATATGAAGATACACTATCATGTAACCATCACAAATAATACGAACCCATATCAAGAGATGGAAGAGTTCAAGCGACCATTTTATTTCTCACATCTTCTGGATACCAGTGCTTAAATAAATTGTTACAACTGGCAATACAATATGGTAATAGAAGTCAAAGAATTTGTACTCACTCTTTTAATCAAATCCACAGGTATCATGGCACGGCGTATCTCCTCGGATTCCTTAATGTGCCTAAGTAAAACTGCATTTACAGGATAGACAAACATATTACTGAATAAGCAAGATTGCAGTCCATAAAATGTGTTAAGTACCAAGAAAATAACGAAAATTTTCAAAGAGCATCAACATAACTAACTATTTCCAGACAAAGTAATACTACTAAACAAAATATGAGGATAAGATGTATTCAGGTATCCTAAAGGATAAAACAGCTTCCATCTTGGTTCAGACATGATCATTGGATGCTACATTACAATTATCTACAAGTTATATAACCCACATAGCTACATCCGGCAAAGGGTTGTTTCCACCAACATTTCTTACCTATTCTATCAATATCCTCTCCATGAATTTTATTCTTCCCAATTCCTACAGGTGATGGGCTAGAAACTGTTTTACCAGCTTTCGCAAGATTCCCTCACCAACTAAAAAGCTGCTCCAAAAAGCAGAACTACTCAAATCTTATTCCCTTGAAAAAAATGTTTTCTCACAATTGAAGAGCTACGATTAATCATCAAAACACAAGACACCATACTCACTAGTCATTGGCAGGAAATTAATCAAAACAGTAGCGGACACAAAAACAAGCTGTAAATCTGTATCTTTTTTGAGCCCGTTTCCCATTACCAACCACTCAAAAGAAGTTGATACTCTCAGCCCAGTCCATCAATCCATCACAATCCCAGTAAATCATCACTCAACAATCTTGAAAACCGCAGATTAGCATCATAAATCCGAATTACGTATACTGAAATCTTAATTCAGGATTTAGCAATATTAAATCAGACTTATCCCAGAAGCCCACAAGTTGAATTTAGGAAGAAACAGTAGAATCCaccaataaaaatgaaaaaaattggagAGAGAGGAACCTGAATTGGATTGGTGAGAAGAAGAGAATTtgccaaaagaagaagcagagAGGAATCCCTGAAGCAAGAAAAGGGCAGTGAGCACGTTGAATAAGCAGACAACAATGGTAGCATGCTTGAAGCTTAGCCATCTTAATTTCCACCACTGCTGGACTTGATGTGCTTTTTCCATCATCAACCCCTTCAATTGACTCCCACAGGACCCTGTTTCTTTTGCCCCTTCAGCGTTTGTTTCTGTTTCCTTACTCCTTACAACCTTTTAACAAAAGGAATACCTTGGAAGTTTTGGAAAATTGCACAAGAACCCTGCTGAAAATTCATAGCCCATTTCGATCGTATTTTTgggaaatttttgaaaaaaaaaattactatggTATTTTTGAGGATGCCATGTATATAAGATAAGTATATAGGATAAAATGGTTATTAAATATTGCATCAAAAGAATATTCATAAATATTGTAAAAAAATTTCCATAAAAATTCATAATCCAAACAACACGAATCTTCCTCCGATTTCATTTAAAGTGTTATGTCTTGGATATTTTTTAATAATGGAGAAGGTTGGATTCGATTGGGTGGTAAAGTGgcaaaaaaaattactgttttttttctatatttacCTTTATTTTATGTTAGactcaaatttgaattttggaTTTTAGAAggcaaatttggaagcaaaAGTACTAACTTTACAATCTTTTTAAAAGATCAGAATCTAACATTACAATCGCTTCACTATTCTTAAAATATTAGAATCctcaaatatgaaaaataaataaatttttttgagatGCTGGGAGTAATCAAATGTAATTATACAAATGAGATTCAATTCTAACTTTACTCACCGATTTATAAACTATTACCATAAATTAGTAGCCCTCggccaccttttttttttttttttcctttgtcccTTTTTGAATTTGTGGATTTTTGTAATTAAATTTCTACTATATAACTATAGCACCAAATGCATCTTATTCCACCCAAGACTATCAGcctcttatttttaatttggtaaGACAACACATAGTTTCTGGCAATTTTTCACTTCGAACTTAGTCCCTCGTATTACAGCAAAACCTTTTCAGAAGACCAGaacgagaaaaaaaaagatagtgGTTGATAGCGGAATGTCGCAAAGGATGAAAGCATGGGTGAGCCAATTGGGTACAAGAGGAAGTGTTCATTTAACGTAAGAGGAAGTTTTCATTCCAATCGAAAGGACAAGTTACTAGCATATGTAGAATTTCTCAGGGGGTAGATGATGAGATGAAGAGAAACCAGAACTACAGATTTCATTTCACTGTCATCCAAGCAGCTTTTGCAAGCAAATAACCAATGAAACAGCATTGAATGCTGCCAGAACTTACTAGCAATCTGAAATCCAAAGAGTCATCAACATCTTTCATTTATAggaataaacaaaaaattaaaaacccACGGTACAGCCATTACAGTATCTGTAAAGACATCCCATGCATCCAATCTAAAAAGTCATGCAAAATATTTATCAGCCAGCACACCCTTTGGCAAGATATGCTAGTGCAAAAGGCCCCCTCTAAAGGCAGCAAAATACCCCTTGCAGCAGTCAACCCCAACAGGAGATCTGTTTAATCATATTTCTTCATAGAGTTGATACCCTATGCAATAATTTGCAGATTCAAAAACAGCAAGCGACAGGAGTTAAGGAGAAGTCAACATTCTCAACACAGTTCAGGATAACAGCAATGAAGATGCTTGTGCCGGTCAGAACCCTGGTACACAAAACAAGTTACAGTACTGTTGCTTTTACATGGTAAAATTCCATCTGCAAGCCAAAAAAGAAAGCATCAGCAGACAGAAATTATGCCCAAACTTATTTTTCAATAATATATTTATCTACTGTACGCTCGGTTACTATTTATCTCATATGTACAGCGGAACGGCATAAATATACAACCACAAAATCCAACAAACACTAAAGGGCCCATTTGGTATTCATAGTGAAATTACTAAGAAATAAAAATCTTCAATGAAGAGTATCATTTCAAGACAAAACTAACACCTGCGTGATACGCAAGAAAAGCCAAGTGCATCAACATCAAACCTCGAGAGGATGGCAGAAAGAAACAGAGGTGCAAGAAAGTCGGTAGAGTAGAGAACCATCAAAAGTGCAAAATAATCTAATTACAGGTACATTTATTTGCACAGTAGAAAGTATAAACAACTTGCATTAGAAAGAACCCATACTTTCCATTGTCATAAGCCATGGTTAAACTAATGATAAGCATTAGGACAAACCATGTACTGTACTAACAGAAGAGCTCAACCAAGAGAGACCCAAAAAGTAAGAACAATAACATTGAGGAAGACCACTTCAGAATTGAACATTGATCAGTCAcactgaaaaagaaaaatcatcatctGCTCATGAAGAACAAGCAGAAATCAGACTCATAAATGTTCATGATGCAAAGCCTAGTTTAAATCATCAAAGTTAGGCTGACCATTCAATTGTCTATCTGCGCAATCACATATTTAGCAACATAGTGTTCTATCATAATTGCAAGAATCATCAAAGTTAGGCTGACCATTCAATTGTCTATCTGGGCAATCACATATTTAGCAACATAGTGTTCTATCATAATTGCAAGAATCTTAGCCAACAAAGCACTTTTTTTAGAAGATCACATTATTTCCAAAGGTCAACTACATATGTAAAAGCAGCATTAGTGATAGTTACCCCGACTTTAAACATTTATTATCCAGAGTTAAACTTGTGACCTTTTTGAGAACCCAAAGCCAACTGCCAAGTCACTGTTGCAACAAAACGTCAAGCCTCAAGTTGCGAAA
It contains:
- the LOC113765320 gene encoding uncharacterized protein LOC113765320; translation: MMEKAHQVQQWWKLRWLSFKHATIVVCLFNVLTALFLLQGFLSASSFGKFSSSHQSNSVLLRHIKESEEIRRAMIPVDLIKRVKEIEKEAHVEPEAVKQKDTKQGAASDLVSRLNNLRSYSDAGSLKALEEWRKRKMERARQRELGKNGTVV